The following are from one region of the Mycolicibacterium diernhoferi genome:
- a CDS encoding urease subunit gamma: MRLSPHEQERLLISYAAELARRRQARGLTLNHPEAVALITDHILEGARDGRSVAELMVSGREVLTREQVMEGIPEMLHDVQVEATFPDGTKLVTVHHPIP, from the coding sequence ATGCGTTTATCGCCGCATGAACAAGAGCGGTTACTCATTTCCTATGCTGCCGAACTCGCGCGCCGTCGGCAGGCACGCGGTCTCACCCTGAATCATCCGGAGGCGGTCGCGCTGATCACCGACCACATCCTGGAGGGCGCCCGGGATGGGCGCAGCGTGGCCGAGTTGATGGTGAGCGGCCGTGAGGTACTGACCCGCGAACAGGTCATGGAGGGCATTCCGGAGATGCTGCACGACGTCCAGGTGGAGGCGACGTTCCCGGACGGCACCAAGCTCGTGACCGTGCACCATCCGATCCCGTGA
- a CDS encoding PaaI family thioesterase: protein MTSSVPPGLGAGFDRELGLQYLDVTPDGGRAQLIITDKVKQPFGIVHGGVYCAIVESLASVSGHSWLMENGGGTVVGVNNNTDFLRAIKSGVVTAVSTPIHRGRRQQLWLITISDEDGRTVARGQVRLQNIAA, encoded by the coding sequence GTGACTTCTTCCGTGCCGCCCGGCCTCGGCGCCGGCTTCGACAGAGAACTGGGACTGCAATACCTGGACGTGACTCCCGACGGGGGACGCGCCCAGCTGATCATCACCGACAAGGTCAAGCAGCCGTTCGGCATCGTGCACGGCGGGGTCTACTGCGCGATCGTGGAAAGCCTCGCCAGTGTCTCCGGGCACTCGTGGCTCATGGAGAACGGCGGCGGCACCGTCGTCGGTGTGAACAACAACACCGACTTTCTGCGTGCCATCAAATCCGGCGTGGTGACCGCGGTGTCGACGCCGATCCACCGCGGCCGCCGCCAGCAGCTGTGGCTGATCACCATCAGCGACGAGGACGGCCGCACGGTGGCCCGCGGTCAGGTGCGGTTGCAGAACATCGCGGCGTGA
- a CDS encoding iron reductase: MTVVIEDPLIARMSIRRALPLHDSSRRLRELYPECPRVYGVAVMGDLSRRRWWPLVEVMTTDRLQAMFDAGVAETDSPAAVAQQLAATLAHVVIGRVVPLVALEGRAWDTGLENLWVHVDSEGAIDWVGVVDPTLRALPDDPHLASRSTVGTVRTRRDGIVALPSEAALATWVAHRSHRALAPLFAKLYQVSDGAIAIAAMWNIVGAAVVGASTQVPLLAGSSELTSMCRGQAILDALVGFGLPVRGASRIGAAKALLN, encoded by the coding sequence ATGACGGTCGTGATCGAGGATCCGCTGATCGCACGCATGTCGATTAGGCGGGCGCTGCCGCTGCACGATTCGAGCAGGCGTCTGCGCGAGCTCTACCCGGAATGCCCGCGGGTGTACGGCGTGGCGGTGATGGGGGATCTGTCCCGGCGGCGGTGGTGGCCGCTGGTGGAGGTGATGACGACCGATCGTCTGCAGGCGATGTTCGATGCCGGCGTCGCCGAGACCGACAGTCCTGCCGCGGTCGCCCAGCAGTTGGCGGCGACGCTGGCGCACGTCGTGATCGGACGGGTGGTGCCGCTGGTCGCGCTGGAAGGGCGCGCGTGGGACACCGGCCTGGAGAATCTGTGGGTGCACGTGGACTCCGAAGGCGCCATCGACTGGGTCGGGGTGGTGGATCCGACCCTGCGGGCGCTGCCCGACGATCCGCATCTGGCCTCGCGCTCCACGGTGGGCACGGTGCGCACCCGGCGTGACGGGATCGTGGCGCTGCCGAGCGAGGCGGCGTTGGCCACCTGGGTCGCGCACCGCAGCCACCGGGCGCTGGCCCCGCTGTTCGCGAAGCTCTACCAGGTCAGTGACGGCGCCATTGCCATCGCGGCCATGTGGAACATCGTCGGTGCGGCCGTCGTCGGCGCCTCGACGCAGGTACCCCTGCTCGCCGGCTCCAGCGAACTGACCAGCATGTGCCGGGGGCAGGCGATCCTCGACGCGTTGGTGGGCTTCGGTCTGCCGGTGCGCGGCGCGAGCAGGATCGGTGCCGCGAAAGCCTTGCTAAATTAG